A genomic stretch from Cuculus canorus isolate bCucCan1 chromosome 30, bCucCan1.pri, whole genome shotgun sequence includes:
- the PBX4 gene encoding pre-B-cell leukemia transcription factor 4, whose product MEDPSRLHGAAVPLPGGIPPPPAAGDPVAAAPPPGPPPPPPGHHDTGDVLQQIMAITDQSLDEAQARKHALNCHRMKPALFSVLCEIKEKTVLSIRGIQEEDPPDAQLMRLDNMLLAEGVSGPEKRGRGGPMAVAATSGGCPNDNSIEHSDYRAKLSQIRQIYHSELEKYEQACSEFTTHVMNLLREQSRTRPISPKEIERMVNIIHGKFSTIQMQLKQSTCEAVMILRSRFLDARRKRRNFSKQATEVLNEYFYSHLSNPYPSEEAKEELAKKGGITVSQVSNWFGNKRIRYKKNMGKFQEEANIYAAKTAVDATNVVAQSNQANSPSTPNSASSGSFKMTNSSDSFVNLQSLTSYQSSPVGANVQSQMDSLHHVIHQTGRYDTIVGNPLYTTQRIDANGSWQDATTPSSITSPAGDPGSVNSDASN is encoded by the exons ATGGAGGACCCGTCCCGGCTGCACGGCGCCGCGGTGCCCCTGCCTGGCGGGATCCcgcctcctccagctgctggggaTCCGGTTGCTGCTGCTCCACcgccggggccgccgccgcctcctcccggACACCACGACACGGGCGATGTCCTGCAGCAGATCATGGCTATCACCGACCAGAGCCTGGATGAGGCTCAGGCCAG GAAACACGCCTTGAACTGCCACCGGATGAAGCCGGCTCTTTTCAGCGTGCTCTGCGAGATCAAGGAGAAAACAG TGTTAAGTATTCGTGGTATTCAGGAAGAAGACCCCCCAGATGCCCAGCTAATGAGACTAGATAACATGTTGCTGGCAGAGGGCGTCTCCGGGCCcgagaaaagaggaagaggaggaccaATGGCTGTAGCAGCAACATCAGGTGGCTGTCCAAATGACAATAGCATTGAGCACTCTGACTACAGGGCCAAGCTGTCACAGATCCGACAGATTTACCACTCTGAGCTAGAGAAATATGAACAG GCCTGCAGCGAGTTCACCACCCACGTTATGAACCTGCTTAGGGAGCAGAGTAGAACCCGACCCATCTCACCAAAAGAAATCGAGCGCATGGTGAATATAATCCATGGCAAATTCAGCACCATCCAGATGCAGCTGAAACAGAGTACGTGTGAGGCCGTGATGATCCTGCGCTCACGCTTCCTCGATGCGAG GCGTAAAAGGCGCAACTTCAGCAAACAGGCAACAGAAGTGCTGAATGAGTATTTTTATTCACATCTGAGTAATCCTTACCCCAGTGAAGAGGCCAAAGAAGAGCTCGCAAAGAAAGGCGGCATCACAGTTTCACAG GTTTCCAACTGGTTTGGTAACAAAAGAATTCGATACAAAAAGAACATGGGGAAGTTTCAGGAAGAAGCTAATATTTATGCTGCAAAAACAGCAGTGGATGCTACCAACGTCGTGGCTCAAAGCAACCAGGCGAATTCTCCATCTACACCAAATTCGG CTTCCTCTGGCTCTTTCAAGATGACAAATTCCAGTGATTCATTTGTAAACCTGCAGTCATTGACTTCTTACCAGAGTTCCCCGGTGGGAGCCAATGTGCAGTCCCAG ATGGATTCCTTACATCACGTCATACACCAGACGGGAAGATACGACACAATTGTGGGGAATCCGTTGTACACGACGCAACGCATAGAT GCTAATGGCAGCTGGCAGGATGCTACTACCCCTTCATCAATCACTTCACCTGCTGGAGACCCTGGAAGCGTTAATTCAGATGCGTCTAATTAA
- the LPAR2 gene encoding lysophosphatidic acid receptor 2 encodes MKHCFYNETVGFFYNNSRKELTTYWRTKDVLVVALGLTVSVIVLLTNLLVITAIIINRRFHYPIYYLLGNLAAADLFAGIAYMFLMFHTGPRTAELSLKTWFIRQSLLDTSLTASVVNLLAIAVERHQTVFTMQLHSKMSNQRVMILIFCIWVTALLLGLIPSYGWHCLCALEKCSSMAPLYSRSYLTFWAISNLVIFLIMVVVYTHIFIYVKRKMTRMSKHTSFHPRYRETMISLVKTVTIILSAFVICWTPGQVVLLLDGLGCKSCNVLAVEKYVLLLAEINSLINAIVYSYRDNEMRNTFRRILCFVCYRNSKYTPTVVKLNTTDRRTLSQNGHFTVDSSI; translated from the exons ATGAAGCACTGCTTTTACAATGAGACCGTGGGGTTCTTCTACAACAACAGCCGCAAAGAGCTGACCACGTACTGGAGGACAAAGGATGTCTTGGTGGTTGCCTTGGGCTTGACGGTGAGCGTCATTGTGCTCCTGACCAACTTGCTGGTCATCACCGCTATCATCATCAACCGGCGTTTCCACTACCCCATCTACTACCTGCTGGGGAACTTGGCAGCTGCCGACCTCTTTGCTGGCATCGCATATATGTTCCTCATGTTCCACACGGGGCCAAGGACAGCAGAGCTCTCCCTGAAGACCTGGTTCATCCGTCAGAGCCTGCTGGACACCAGTTTGACAGCCTCTGTGGTCAACCTGCTGGCCATTGCTGTAGAGAGGCACCAGACAGTGTTCACTATGCAGTTACACAGCAAGATGTCCAACCAGCGTGTGATGATCCTCATCTTCTGTATTTGGGTCACGGCGCTGCTCCTGGGGCTCATCCCATCCTATGGTTGGCACTGTCTCTGTGCCCTGGAGAAGTGTTCCAGCATGGCACCGCTCTACAGCAGGAGCTACCTGACCTTCTGGGCCATCTCCAACCTGGTCATCTTCCTGATCATGGTGGTTGTGTACACACACATCTTTATCTACGTCAAAAGGAAGATGACACGGATGTCCAAGCACACTAGCTTCCACCCTCGCTACAGGGAGACCATGATCAGCCTGGTCAAGACAGTCACCATTATCCTAA GTGCTTTTGTCATCTGCTGGACTCCGGGTCAAGTTGTGCTCCTCCTGGATGGCTTGGGCTGCAAGAGCTGCAACGTTCTGGCAGTGGAAAAATACGTCCTTTTGCTGGCCGAGATCAATTCGTTGATCAACGCTATTGTCTACTCTTACAGGGACAATGAGATGCGCAACACCTTCCGGAGGATTCTCTGCTTTGTCTGTTATAGGAATTCCAAATACACCCCGACGGTGGTGAAGTTGAACACCACCGACCGCAGAACGCTGTCTCAGAACGGGCATTTCACGGTGGATTCCTCAATTTGA